tcaatagaagtaaatattaagtgtgtcacctacctgttagtgtgatcagaaacaaagttgaaaacagacttaattgcattgacaccatcttgaagataagaagaaactgtctgtgttgtttagtatgaaacaccacagtgaaagtttgtgtctttctgtacttcagtgacagttttgctcctcccttaatctcctcctccctgctctcacagctCTGACTTATAATGTGTTCAAGGTGCTTTTCAGATTGAtataatatcaatcaataagaaaattaaaatataatattgaacattttgTCAAACACAAGTATcagtaacattgtatttatGTTACAAGTCAggactaaaaaacaaaaaaaagatctgaaaatTATATTTAGGGCCCGAGCCtaaagggcgaagaccctcttgtattttgtgtttgtttgtgtctttctttctttctttctttctttctttctttctttctttattattacgccacttaaaccctaaatttgaccctgtaaacatgctcaaaaacgtatcaaatttggcatgcacatcaggtgTGGTGAAAAATtagattaaatgtaaaaattcaCCCATCACCCTTATAATGTAAAGCAATGGGGAGGCATGACCTTTGTGTCAAACAGGCCTCTGACGTCTGAACTATAAGTCTGAAcactttcaaacctgtgtcAATGGATTCACCATGAAATgtcctactaaaatatgatttctaatgtaagatttggccaaagtcatgggatttatgaggatatttcaccaAAAGAGTACTCTAAAATTTTCCTCTCcaatgagagggagagagagacaattggagggggggggagggggttgaatgcagctcatttttgtaggatgcagcagaaaggtctatatacatacagtacattatatacaaactttgtatgaagtttggtgttattatcatttattttacaatgattataggtcttatatttataattcagtagtggggatgacctatgaggggaaggggaaaaatggagtgagagtgacagtttagtgataaagtgctgcagaaaaataaaatcaacactaaaatttgtagctctgtactgcagtttttcctttattagggcctgagcacctagcagttcactcacactctccatacaaatatatgagtatttttctgtgtccagctgcagttacttattgtctctacacacctgacagtacacatgtcaatcacactttcaccaggtcatgtgggttaaaagtctttactttcctaaaaatagacttcatgaaaattaatttgttttacacacaaactcatcaagagttttcaatttactaattgaaatacaagtgaatgggcccaaaacttgcataattttgatgccacaggtgtgagcaagacagacatgtctcaccctgcagaaaattctcatcctcacaccgttgagatttgatgtttcaccatgacagaggaagttgctataactttattgttaatgctccagtctgcaccaaactttacatgtttgataagagtcccggcctgaacacgtctgcatgacaatattccatcagtgatgcaaactggctgaatagcgccccctacgaaatttcagtgaagcagccccagcagcaggcaaaatagtggacaaaggaagtgatgtttatctccttcttgcactgtctgaagacatctacatgcccgtgacagaagccttTCGACTGCACCACGCtccgacgtgcgcaagggtgggagggcccgttcaacgctaTGTAAAGACTCTACTGCACCATATAAAGCTCTAAGGTGCATAGATGATCCACAGAGTGTCACTGTATGAGTTGTGGTCATTCACTAACATGGGTTTAACAGTTAAAGTTGACTTCTttataaaatgtgcaaatgctTCTTATATCTATTTTAGGTGAGAGTGTTCTATGACTTATAGAGTCTTGTTCATGTaaccagacaaaaacacagacaagtgatttgtgttttataaatgcTTATATTTTTTAAGTAATGTTGAAACTGTGTAATATTAACTGTGGGTACTTCACAGCTGCACTCACAGAGGGAAAAGCAGAAAACCATCAAAGGTGGTATGATTGTTGTTGTAATCCGCAACACCGCAGTTGAAGGTGAGAGTCATGTAGATCACATCCCCCTTTTCTAGTTGAAGAATTAAAGCATTAGACATAGAGATATGGCCAGTGTTATCACTGTAGTCTGAACTATGCATCACTCTCTTGTCATTGTGATTAAGATAAGCACAAATCCAAGCTGAAGTACGGTTGTCCCACATGGTGAATGTGAAGTAGTCGGCTCCTCTGACTGGAGCTGTGAAGATACCTGCATCAGAAGAGAAAGTCAGTGAGGGGTCAGAACTTCTCCCCACATCAGTACTGAAAACTACCTGTAGTTGGGTTGTGGGCCTTGCTCTGGCTAGAAGATCTGCATTAGAGGGGAAATAAATTAGGATTAAAATCCACATGTAAAATTTGACCAATATTTCAAACTTTTTTCTAAATAGATCTTTTTACTCCTCTTTCATCAGTTTTGGATTTCACATCTGATAGactttaaaacaacatgttttctaattatatgacatttttactgtaattttctttttctttttctttttacctgcGTTCTCTCTCTTGAGGCTCATACTGGCCTCCAACACTGTGAACACATTCatcacttttattgtgaaataagATTATGATctgcagttttcacattttgtcttgatTACTATGTAGGCCTACCTGTACTCCTATTCTCAGTTTTCTCTGACCAAAAGATCTGCAATTGAGGGGAAAAATTAATAGGTTAAatagattagttgattaacaaCCCAAGATGTTTCATTTCTGTTAAATCTTTCACTCCTTTCCAGTTACTTTTGCACGTCACAAATTGCAAATACATGTTTTCTAACATTATatgcaatttttattttttaataatgtttttgtagCTTACTCATGATGTCTATATTGAGCTCCACAACCACATTTTCACTTGTGTTTATTCTGGTCTCCAAAACTGTAATGTTTTTCACAAAAGGTTGCTATGTTCTCTCTTCATAAGACAGTTGTGTATGGAGTCAGAGAATATTGTCACTACTTCAGGAGATGATATTGgtttacaaaacataaaaggaCACAGATAGGTAAGAGGGGACAGcatgtgaagaaaagaaagaaaaaattaaaagaattaaaaataaagaagcGGAGGGTGTGATCTGTTTGGGTTTGGATGAATTTCAGGCAAGTTTTGCAGGATGGGTTTGGtttaggttttatttttgaaaaaagaaacaaacactaaaatgtaccttgttttttaaactgtggagAAGTTTTTGATATTGTCAGTAGATAACTTTTTCTTCCTGTGTCTTGTTCATGTAACcagacaaaaatacacacatacaaacagcttatttggatttgatatttttaatagtGTAATGTTGTGACATCATGTAAtcaactgtgttgtttttacagcagacCTCACATAGCAAAAAGTAGGAATCCACTAAAAGTGGTACCATTATAGTCATTATCAAAAACAATGTAGTTTGAGGGGAGAACCAGATAGATCATATCTCCCTTTTCCAGTTGGAGAATAAACCcatgagacacagagacataacCATGGTCGTCATTTATATCATAACTAACAGTGATTCTCTTGTTATTGTGATACAGTTCAATACCCATCCAATGTGAAGACCGTGTTTCAAACCCATGGAATCTGAAGGAGTAGGCTCCTCTGACTGGGGCTGTAAAGACACCTGCAACAAAGGAGGAATTCAGTCTATTCATTGATTTGATCAGGCTTTATAGGTGTTTGTCTAATTCTGGGGATTTGTTGCCAAGTCCTTGTATGTTAGACTGTGTTAGAAATCTGATCAACGAGTCaattcagtgaaaacacaaaccaaactAAATACAAGTGAAAACTATCAAAGCTTTCACAGAAAGAACCCATCAGAATAAAAGAAGCTGCCAAATAGAATGAAAATAACTACATAATACTTTAAAACATGTGCAAACTATGTAAAAGAGAAAGTTCCTTCACCAAAATGGCATCATGTATATCCCAGTATAACATACTTTATCTGAAAGAGCTTTATAAGAGCTTCCAACTCAGAACTAGCCTACTGAGAGgacaagaaatacaaaaatggaaaaaatatgaaaaatggagagacagagaatttAAGGAGAGATATTCCACACTTAGACAACTAGGGATGCAATAAAAGTTATGTATGAAAAGGCAATTCCAAAAAAATGATAAGTTAGATCATAAATCTATGAGATTATGtaataattcaaacaaaaacagtgtgaGTAGGTGAAAGAGGTGTATGTACCTGTAGATGGGTTATAAGCCTGGCCGATGTTGGTGAAAATTTTACTGAACTTAAGTGTGATGGCAGTATTGAAGGGTCCAACTGCTCCTGCGTCAGTAAGGCCGACAGAAAACGCCACCTTTGGTCgatctgtgtgaatgtggaggacacacatagagagaatattttcctctcacatcagtaacagctgcaaaatgtcacttctGCCTCATTTAATAACTGTATTCATGTCACTCTGCATCCTGCTGCACAGAGGATGAGCCTTGATTTACCGTTGCCATTCTCACTGCTACCATAATAtgactttttgactttttattaatGATATAAGCAGCTcacctgcattctctctcttGAGCTCCTCCACCTGGAGCTCATTGGAGCTCATTCTGGCCTCCAACACTGTGaacacattcatcatttttattgtaaaggaGGTAAACTACATAACTGGAACTTGAAATACCTGTATGTGTATCTAATAAACTggcagttgtgtgttttgcagcttaCCGGTGTTCTCCCTCTTGAGCTCCTCCACCACATTTTCAGCAGTGTTCAATCTGGCCTTCaaatctgtgaacacatttcTAGTCACTATTATGAAAGGTTTACAGTCGACCAACAGTCAAGTGTAAAATGacattatatgtatatgtttatgtttcaaACATACGAtgctatttttgctttttattgatttttgtagCTCATCTGTGCTCTGTGATGTTTAAAGTTTTCCCACCGAAACATCATTAATGAAACTTACCCTTTATATGTTCTCATTGCTAACATAATAAACTCAGTTTCATTTCCacactgtgatgtttttaagcTTACCTGTGTTCTCTCTCTGGAGCTCCTCCACTTTGTTGTCACTGGCGGTCATTCTGGCCTCCAAGactgtgaaaacatttaaaactcttATTGTAAAGTAGGACTATGATCTGcagtttcacatttttccttGATCACTATGTAAACCTACCTGTGCTCttattttctgttgctgttaCTCTGGCTAGAAGATCTGCATTAGAGGgggaaataaattaagattaacatCCACATGTAAAAATTCATCAATATGTTAAACTTGTTCCTGCTAAATAGATCTTTTTACTCCTCTTTCATCACTTTTGGGCTTCATGTCTGATagactttaaaacaacaacatgttttccaacataaaatgtcattttttaaaattttcttttttttacctgtgttctctctctcgAGCTCCTCCACTTTGTTGTCACTGGCGGTCATTCTGGCCTCCAAAACTGTGAATACaattaaagtttttttctttttttttccattttgaatCTTAGATATTAATCTCAGTAAACACCTTAAAGATTTGGATACATTCAACTCTTGAGCTTGACaggaaaaacatcacaaacatgaatgaattatatatcatttaataaaatgtaaatatctacCTGCATTCTTGATTTCACTGGCTGTCAGTCTGGCCTGTATGGCTGGAATAAAAGCAGTAAATTAGTCCTAAAAGTGATGAATATGTGAACATTGCATGAGTCTGTTTAGCACTATGTGAATGAACCTGTATTCTcttgctccagcttctccaTCTTCTTCAGCTCCAGACTGTGTTGGACCACCATgtctctcagctccttcagctcaGCCCAGATATCAGGGGTGATGTTAGTCTGATCACTGGTTGCTTTAACACTCAGGATCTCAGACTGAACATCTGTCTTAGTGACATCATTCTCTGTCAGCCCTCCACTCTCACCCTGAGCCCTCGTCCAgtacagacagagcagcaacGCCAGAAAAGCTGCAGCACGCCTCATTGTGAAATATCACCTCTTTAGACAGCAAGACGCAGTCTGACACGTCTCGCTCAGCTCCCGTCTTTATAAACACGTAAAACAGGTCACTGAAGTGCTGTATGAGAATGAACCAGGTGTCTgataacaaatgtaaaaatagcaCCAAAGATCCTTGAACACTGAACTGCAGACTACAACTAGTTAGAAGGATGTTCTTTCCttcaaaataacaacattaaaggaCGGGCTCACAATCTTTCAGGtctctctgaaaacaacagtcggGTGCCCTtatgaacattaaaatgttcctgttcatactgaccattagaagatcaattcaaaatgtacttataatgtaagtgataggggcaaaatccacagtcctccttctgtacagaaatatatttaaaagtttatctgaagctaatatgaagcttcagcgtccaaatgagtcaaatcaagtagatatctttcaacgttacagtctttttagtgccaaagttcctctttttgttactatacttccacctgcagctcaacagggaaacacaaagactgtaaatgtgtcagatatccacttgatatgactaactcagactgctgaagctgaatagaagcttcacacagacttttaaatacatttgtgcacaaaatgacttttgtcctccatcacttccattgaaagcacatttgaaggatcttttcatatccagtatgaacaggaggaatgattacagcgaggaaaacctctttcactgctcatatggacacctgactgttgttttaagacagacttgaaaagttgtgaaccttTAATGTTGAATGATCATCAGATCCTCATCAGAACTAAACAACTGATAAGTGGGATTTCAGTCTCtgatctttttgtgtgtatgggTTGCTTTTCCCAGACTCAGGTTTCAATATCCCCAAATTAAAGCTTAGAGTCAGCATTTTAACCTCATAGTCATTCTtttgtttcaaatatttcagaGCAAAGCCAACACAGCAACAATGTGCACCctttcatatacatatatatattgtatgacTTTTTTACAAActatgcaaaacattttttggggGTGAAGACATTCTCATGAGTCTCACAGAGGAAAAAGCAGGAATCCACTAAAGGTAGTACGATCACAGGTATCATCCCATATACCATGGTCTGCAGGTAAAACCATGTAGACCACATCCTCCTTTTCCAGCTGTAGAACCAATGCATTAGTCACACTGATATAGCCATGTTCATCATTGTAATTAGAATTCCATGTCCCTCTCTTGCCATTGTGGTAGAGATTAGCACCAATCCAAGTCATTATCCGTCTTTCCCATGCAGAGAATGTGAAGTAGTAGGCTCCTCTGACtataattttcttgtttttttgaaacTACACAGAAATATCTGTGAAAAGGTTTTGAAAAGGTTTTACCAGAACCTTATCAGTCACTGAGTGAAATGTATTTGCACAGCACAATATCACACACATGTGTCAATGTTGGCAAAGTACCAATGACCTGGCTCAAACCTTCTAAGAGGGCACAGAGAAACTCCATTGAAAAAGTTATGACATATAAGGTAAAATGGGTGAAATCTCAGAGAAGCCAATATAAAGAGAAATTTCTCCTCCTCAGACAACCAAGTGTGCAGCTGGAGCCATAGCGAGGAAAAAGCAAGTACAGAAGATGGATTGAAAGCTGTAACAATGAATACATATGAAAACATCTAACAAGACAATTATAATGAGTTCATTATATAACAATagttaatttgtgtgtgtaggagaaaGAGGTGAGTAGCTGTAGTTGGACTGTAGGCCTGACCAAAGTTGAAACAGACTTGACATACTGAACTTAAGTGTACTGTCATTACTGAAGGGTCCAACATGTCCTGCGTCACTAAGACCAAGTGAGAACGCctgtcagagtctgctctccccctcacctgttgctgtgggaatcatccaatcattcagtctcactctctgctctgccacacccctcattagttcaaccaccttcacctggcgctcccacctgctcatcatctgcaatcagccagtatataagctgcctcggcccactccctccttgtcagattgtctacgCTACTATGCTCAGTCGTCTTGCTTTCTTCACTGGACTGCCTTCCTGGTTTCTGATCAGCTTGTCTTCGACCATCGCTCCTTGTCTCTGCCCCggtaaacccaccagccttctgtccctgactctgagttctgcctgcctgttccctggtctttgtctgctgtgggagtggaagatcggggttcaaaaactgtgtttctccGACTGTGCTAATATTGCCTTGACATcgtgtgaaataaagactgcTGAGTTTATAccagtgtcatttgtgctgctattgggtcCATCCTATACCCGTTACAACGCCACCTTCGGTcggtctgtgtgaatgtgggaaGATGCACATTGAGGCAAACTTACCTCCACTTATAAACAGTTCATgaataaagtacattttgccTCTTTTATAGCGCTAGTTAATAGTATTCCTAgatatatttttcctttttgtacAGAACATGGAGCTGCTGCCAGTTTATTACCCTGGTTGAAGTTACTCTGTCCACTGACACAATGCAGCTCAGTGGATGTTTCTTACTGTTTTAAACCTTGAAGATGTGCTGACTAGACGTAGAAGTAGCAGAAAAGTATATAAAAAGTATATCAGAAAAACATCCAGTGGCAAATAATCAcaattcattttgttctttttttggttggaaaaatgtttattaaagaaTCCTACAAAGTTGAGTCTTAATTCAGTGACGTCTCCATTTTAGGACAATTAAAACATCCAATAAGTTATTTCAACCAAAACATGTTCTGAAATACAGCAAATGGAGTCCAagcatttataaatatttttgcgGTTTAGTTTCTTTTGAGATAAGACTGTGGCAGCTGGTTTTGTCTCACTGTCACTCACCACTcggggttttttgtttttgaaaacaaattgttttatatgtcGTTCAGTCAAACATTACAAACTGAGTCATTCAGACAAAAATACTTGAAGCCTCTGGCTAATTCTGCCATTCATTAACCCTTACAATGACAAAACCTTGGTCCTTACAGGAAAAGCTGAAAAGCTCATTGTGAAATATCACCTCTTTAGACAACAAGATGCAGTGTGACACGTCTCGCTCAGCTCCCGTCTTTATAAACACGTAAAACAGGTCACTGAAGTGCTGTATGAGAATGAACCAGGTGTCTgataacaaatgtaaaaatagcaCCAAAGATCCTTGAACACTGAACTGCAGACTACAACTAGTTAGAATGATGTTCTTTGAACATCTTTTTTTACTGAATcctttaaaaactacagtacattAATGTTGAATGATCATAAGAACTAAACAGCTGATAAGAGCAATTTCAGTCTTTGATCTTTCAAaagtgtgcatgtttgtttcCCAGACTCAGGTTGTAAAGGGCTACAACTCATCtgatgtgtattaatgtgtgtttttaaagaatttattGCAAATAGTGCCGCAGAGCAAagccaacacaacaaaaaacatgtagTGTCCAAATATGTAAAGACTCTGCTGCACCATATAAAGCTCTAAGGTGCATAGATGATCCACAGAGTGTCACTGTAGGAGTTGTGGTCATTCACTAACATGGgtttaacagttaaagttaacTTCTttataaaatgtgcaaatgctTCTTATATCTATTTTAGGTGAGAGTGTTCTATGACTTGTAGAGTCTTGTTCATGTaaccagacaaaaaaacagacaagtgatttgtgttttataaatgcttatattttttaacacagtAATGTTGAAACTGTGTAATATTAACTGTGGGTACTTCACAGCTGCACTCACACAGGGAAAAGCAGAAAACCGTCGTAGCCTGACCAGTCATGTAGATCACGTCTCCCTTTTCTAGTTGAAGACTTAAAGCATTAGACACAGAGACATAACCAATGCTGTCATTGTAGTCTGATGTCTCTTCTTATAGGGATATTAAAATTTTTAGagaagtaaagacttttaatcCACAcaacctggtcaaagtttgattgacatgtgtactttacatgtttgataagagtcccggcctgaacacgtctacatgacaatattccatcagtgatgcaaacttgctgaatagcgccccctacgaaatttcagtgaagcagccccagcagcaggcaaaatagtggacaaaggaagtgatgtttatctccttcttgcactgtctgaaaacatctacatgcccgtgacagaagcccttcgattgcacCGCAGCCTGACGTGCTCGGAGGCAcaagggcccgttcaacgctgcttaCATCTTTAATTTACCTAAAAAGTTGATTTTCAGATCAAAAGACAAAGATTGACTTTAAAGTCAAATTATAATTTTACAGCAGAACTTGTTCAGGTCGTCCATGGAAGAGgttttttggtcatttatttatgtgtcttgtttagtttatttttagtttccaGAGGGATCACCTATATTTCACAGCTGCTACACTCCCGAAGGATAAAACAGTGGACAGAA
This sequence is a window from Thunnus albacares chromosome 12, fThuAlb1.1, whole genome shotgun sequence. Protein-coding genes within it:
- the LOC122993826 gene encoding myosin-10-like, producing MRRAAAFLALLLCLYWTRAQGESGGLTENDVTKTDVQSEILSVKATSDQTNITPDIWAELKELRDMVVQHSLELKKMEKLEQENTAIQARLTASEIKNAVLEARMTASDNKVEELERENTDLLARVTATENKSTVLEARMTASDNKVEELQRENTDLKARLNTAENVVEELKRENTVLEARMSSNELQVEELKRENADRPKVAFSVGLTDAGAVGPFNTAITLKFSKIFTNIGQAYNPSTGVFTAPVRGAYSFRFHGFETRSSHWMGIELYHNNKRITVSYDINDDHGYVSVSHGFILQLEKGDMIYLVLPSNYIVFDNDYNGTTFSGFLLFAM